In Triticum aestivum cultivar Chinese Spring chromosome 5B, IWGSC CS RefSeq v2.1, whole genome shotgun sequence, the following proteins share a genomic window:
- the LOC123112316 gene encoding F-box protein At3g07870 yields the protein MASEETKPKKQRDEECIINGLPGELIERIFLKLPVSTLLRCTGVCKQWHKIIRDPQFVTSHLQDAPQCAFLFFPQESISGEPHPADAILIDEAWSPSTYAVPVIGPDDLLCGSCNGLLVLYTKSSTLKVANFATGECLHLEKPVKNLRGDHFLFYNFGFHPLTKEYKITHFLGDPVVGSTRSHNNSRFSVIQVYTLGDEKWRDIKTPEALSLNCVKNSGAVNIDGTMCWLIEDMVANWQHAVMTFDLSEESFARIQLPATVHEDCAGGGPRRYWIREIDRKICIATAQACPSLPRRLVGTLQIWELENKTEQRWSLKYNIQYSPVYIPGSNLVHRNKIILQGREGNLYSYELLGENFNTKLCKMAKLLDFSPHKPDNMQSYICVKSLVRLDVYKKTAIARRPKQREGWELKKWEAWEHQLSDYEKLWTRLHGLLSRILDDAIRQDIGMKINQICPSLPNQQPRPLRRLNCVAHKQDRENLSACLDIYEGIEGGFKEYHECDT from the exons ATGGCTTCTGAGGAAACCAAACCAAAGAAGCAAAGAGATGAGGAATGCATTATAAACGGTCTCCCAGGAGAACTCATTGAGCGGATATTTTTGAAGCTTCCAGTGAGCACTTTGTTGAGGTGCACTGGTGTTTGCAAGCAGTGGCACAAAATCATCCGAGATCCTCAGTTTGTCACCTCTCACCTCCAGGATGCGCCCCAATGTGCCTTCCTATTCTTTCCACAAGAGTCAATCTCAGGTGAGCCCCATCCTGCTGATGCTATCCTGATTGACGAAGCCTGGTCGCCATCAACATATGCAGTGCCAGTGATTGGGCCTGACGATCTCCTTTGTGGTTCATGCAATGGGCTTCTTGTCTTATACACAAAGTCATCAACACTCAAGGTAGCTAACTTTGCAACTGGTGAATGCCTGCATCTTGAGAAACCTGTAAAGAATTTGAGGGGTGATCACTTCTTGTTCTACAACTTTGGATTTCACCCATTGACAAAAGAATACAAGATTACACACTTCCTTGGTGATCCTGTTGTGGGCAGCACTCGCTCCCATAATAATAGCAGATTCAGCGTCATTCAAGTTTACACACTTGGTGATGAGAAATGGAGAGACATCAAAACTCCAGAAGCCCTAAGCTTAAACTGTGTAAAAAACTCTGGAGCAGTCAATATTGACGGAACAATGTGTTGGCTAATTGAAGACATGGTAGCTAACTGGCAGCATGCAGTTATGACCTTTGATCTCAGtgaagaaagttttgcacggatacAACTGCCAGCAACTGTACATGAAGATTGTGCAGGTGGCGGTCCCCGTCGGTACTGGATCAGAGAGATAGATAGGAAGATATGTATAGCAACTGCTCAAGCCTGTCCTTCTCTTCCCAGGAGGCTTGTTGGTACGCTGCAGATCTGGGAACTTGAGAACAAAACGGAGCAAAGGTGGAGCCTGAAGTACAATATTCAGTACTCGCCAGTTTACATTCCGGGTTCAAATTTGGTTCACAGGAATAAGATCATACTGCAAGGTCGCGAGGGCAACCTATATTCCTATGAGTTGCTCGGGGAGAACTTCAATACTAAATTGTGTAAGATGGCAAAGCTGTTAGATTTCAGTCCCCACAAGCCTGACAACATGCAATCCTATATCTGTGTGAAGTCACTTGTACGTTTAGATGTATACAAGAAGACTGCCATTGCGCGTAGGCCAAAACAACGGGAAGGCTGGGAATTGAAGAAGTGGGAGGCATGGGAGCACCAGCTCTCTGATTATGAAAAATTGTGGACTCGCCTTCATGGTCTGCTGTCGCGTATCTTGGATGATGCGATTCGACAGGATATAGGCATGAAAATCAATCAAATATGTCCAAGCCTTCCAAATCAG CAACCAAGGCCCCTCCGGCGGCTTAATTGTGTGGCACATAAGCAAGATAGGGAAAATTTATCTGCTTGTTTGGATATTTATGAAG GCATCGAGGGAGGCTTCAAAGAGTATCATGAGTGTGATACTTAG